The following are encoded together in the Gasterosteus aculeatus chromosome 7, fGasAcu3.hap1.1, whole genome shotgun sequence genome:
- the psip1b gene encoding uncharacterized protein psip1b isoform X1 — MSGRSRDQYKQGDLVFAKMKGFPHWPARIFKPDNGNKKRVLVFFFGTHQIGQVLLKNIVPFVGNKMKYGCGVRSKGFSEGMWEIQNTPGVGSKPKAPTNTLTAAKAPPTKAPPAKAPPAKAPPAKAPPAKAPPAKAPPTKAPPATSSDKPSQDQLKSTASSKRLTRRQEAARVSLRSAPQKTLESKPSSGETSASTRSRRSAAGGRSEEEKEVDGEQHEETTPVVTSTVSEKPQAAPTQMSKNKGGPREEEESSQSQGVKKRRDKEEEKESSQTQGVKKRRDKEEEKESSQTQGVKKRRNKEEEKESSQGQGVKNKDKGEEKESSQSQGVKKRKDKEEEEESSQAQGVKKRKDKEEEKETSQTQGVKKRRDDKEEEKETSQTQGVKKRKDKEEEKESSQAQGVKKRRDDKEEEKESSQTQGVKEEEKETSQTQGVKKRRDDKEEEKETSQTQGVKKRKDKEEEKESSQSKGVKKRRDDKEKEKETNEAGGEGRRKETTVRKGVKQKKEEEQKQGEGVEGERGAEVKETQKEEEPSERRGVKRKSDYGESAKEEEEKPKKTKPDEGGVDGHKETMKTPEGRVMKTRRAGKTQRGGGKEAERTRRQTRSGSEGKKIMTVKTETERDGQEEEVTGEKGSKGTKARRAEEEEEPGGGAVDEERQRRLAAKRESLLRSLRGLLKAGRGGRRSQKKSRGGANKKVEEQKKRRSQAAALEEKKKKKSPTGRKSVGKKEKETTTEVKPEGGAEKDEEEKVLGKDECKTETDKKTDGGKTLGDVKTKEKEEGSKTEERKIIGKIVKATCGGGTKVQVKTIMGGAAAEEKKKKEEKEKRAGKLKEAARETDNRKEKKNSEEEPRATAKSQEKKKKKEFEAGKAAPTEHEMEKKSGKSAEEDAALTRKPCAEDETKPQKKSDNPVAEESGGAASEEAQSGSSGGAEAERRSPAMTLTDSTLHRIHGDIRISLKTDNPDIRKCLTALDQLSMVYVTCKHVQRHSELVSTLRKLRSYRANRAVMDKAAMLYSRFKNAFLVGEGEEVVSAAFLRSLLEEKEREEAQRAERERGKGEEPGPEGRSSEGGEDGNGSLKVA; from the exons atgtcGGGGAGAAGCAGAGACCAGTACAAACAGGGAGACCTGGTGTTCGCCAAGATGAAGGGCTTCCCCCACTGGCCTGCGAGG atctTTAAGCCGGACAACGGAAACAAGAAGCGAGTCCTGGTCTTCTTCTTCGGGACCCACCAGAT AGGTCAGGTCCTCCTTAAGAACATCGTCCCCTTCGTCGGGAACAAGATGAAGTACGGCTGCGGCGTCCGCAGCAAAGGCTTCTCCGAGGGCATGTGGGAGATCCAGAACACGCCAGGAGTCGGGAGTAAACCCAAA GCTCCAACCAACACGCTAACTGCCGCTAAAGCCCCACCCACTAAAGCGCCACCCGCTAAAGCCCCACCCGCTAAAGCCCCACCCGCTAAAGCGCCACCTGCTAAAGCCCCACCCGCTAAAGCCCCACCCACTAAAGCCCCACCCGCGACCTCTTCTGATAAACCCTCACAGGACCAACTTAAATCCACCGCCAGCAGCAAGCGGCTCACCCGTAGACAGGAAGCGGCGAGGGTGTCGCTGAGATCTGCGCCGCAGAAAACGCTGGAGTCCAAACCGTCGTCGGGCGAGACCTCCGCCAGCACGAGGAGCAGGAGGTCGGCCGCTGGAGGGAgaagtgaggaggagaaggag gttGATGGCGAGCAGCACGAGGAGACGACACCTGTTGTGACCTCgacag TGAGCGAGAAGCCGCAAGCTGCTCCCACACAAATGTCAAAGAACAAGGGAGGAccgagagaagaggaggagtcatCACAGAGCCAAGGAgtcaagaagaggagagacaaggaggaagagaaggagtcaTCACAGACCCAAGGAgtcaagaagaggagagacaaggaggaagagaaggagtcaTCACAGACCCAAGGAGtcaagaagaggagaaacaaggaggaagagaaggagtcaTCACAAGGCCAAGGAGTCAAGAATAAAGACAAGGGGGAAGAGAAGGAGTCATCACAGAGCCAAGGTGTCAAGAAGAGGAAagacaaggaggaagaggaggagtcatCACAGGCCCAAGGTGTCAAGAAGAGGAAAgacaaggaggaagagaaggagacatCACAGACCCAAGGTgtcaagaagaggagagacgacaaggaggaagagaaggagacatCACAGACCCAAGGAGTCAAGAAGAGGAAAgacaaggaggaagagaaggagtcaTCACAGGCCCAAGGTgtcaagaagaggagagacgacaaggaggaggagaaggagtcaTCACAGACCCAAGGAGtcaaggaggaagagaaggagacatCACAGACCCAAGGAgtcaagaagaggagagacgacaaggaggaagagaaggagacatCACAGACCCAAGGAGTCAAGAAGAGGAAAgacaaggaggaagagaaggagtcaTCACAGAGCAAAGGAgtcaagaagaggagagacgacaaggagaaagagaaggaaacaaatgaGGCCGGTGGTGAAGGAAGGAGAAAGGAGACGACGGTGAGGAAAGgagtgaaacaaaagaaagaggaggaacagaAGCAAGgtgaaggtgtggagggagaaagaggagcagaggtaaaagagacacagaaagaggaggagccatCAGAGCGCCGAGGAGTCAAGAGGAAGAGCGACTACGGCGAATCAgcgaaggaagaggaggagaaaccgaAGAAGACAAAGCCAGATGAAGGAGGTGTGGACGGACATAAAGAAACGATGAAAACGCCAGAGGGCCGagtgatgaagacgaggagagCCGGGAAAAcacaacgaggaggaggaaaggaagcgGAGAGGACAAGGAGGCAGACTAGGTCAGGTAGcgaaggaaagaaaataatgacaGTAAAGACGGAAACCGAGCGGgacggacaggaggaggaggtgacggggGAGAAGGGGAGCAAAGGGACGAAGgcgaggagagcagaggaagaggaggagccgggGGGCGGCGCTGTGGACGAGGAG AGACAGCGCCGCCTGGCGGCCAAGAGGGAAAGTCTGCTGAGGTCTCTGAGGGGCCTCCTGAAGGccggcagaggagggaggaggtcccA gaagaagagcagaggCGGAGCCAacaagaaggtggaggagcagaagaagagaagaagtcaGGCGGCAGcgttggaggagaagaagaagaagaagagtccgACCGGCAGGAAGTCTGTCggcaagaaagagaaagaaacgacGACGGAGGTGAAACCGGAAGGGGGTGCTGAGAAAGACGAAGAGGAGAAGGTGTTGGGGAAGGACGAGTGCAAGACAGAGACGGACAAGAAGACAGACGGCGGAAAAACTTTGGGTGACgtgaagacaaaagaaaaggaggaggggtcgaagacggaggagaggaagatcATCGGGAAGATCGTGAAGGCAACGTGTGGAGGAGGAACGAAGGTCCAGGTGAAGACCATCATGGGAGGAGCAGCggcagaagagaagaagaagaaagaggagaaggagaagagggcggggaagctgaaggaggcggcgagagagacagacaacaggaaagagaagaagaacagcGAAGAGGAGCCCAGAGCTACGGCAAAATcccaagagaagaagaagaagaaggagttCGAGGCGGGGAAAGCGGCACCGACTGAACacgagatggagaagaagagcggCAAAAGCGCAGAAGAAGACGCGGCGCTGACGAGGAAGCCCTGCGCCGAAGATGAGACGAAACCACAGAAGAAAAGCGACAACCCGGTGGCGGAGGAGTCCGGAGGCGCCGCCAGCGAGGAGGCGCAGAGCGGCTCGTCGGGTGGAGCCGAGGCGGAGAGGCGGAGTCCCGCCATGACGCTGACGGACTCCACGCTGCACCGGATCCACGGAGACATCCGGATCTCCCTGAAGACCGACAACCCT GACATCAGGAAGTGTCTGACGGCGCTGGACCAGCTCAGCATGGTCTACGTGACGTGCAAACACGTCCAGAGGCACAGCGAGCTGGTCTCCACCCTCCGGAAG CTGCGCTCCTACCGGGCCAACCGGGCCGTCATGGACAAGGCGGCCATGTTGTACAGCCGCTTCAAGAACGCCTTCCTGGtgggggagggcgaggaggtGGTGAGCGCCGCCTTCCTGCGctcgctgctggaggagaaggagcgggaGGAGGCTCAGCGGGCGGAGAGGGAGCGGGGCAAGGGGGAGGAGCCAGGGCCGGAGGGGAGGAGCAGCGAAGGAGGGGAGGACGGAAACGG gTCCCTGAAGGTCGCGTGA
- the psip1b gene encoding uncharacterized protein psip1b isoform X4: MSGRSRDQYKQGDLVFAKMKGFPHWPARIFKPDNGNKKRVLVFFFGTHQIGQVLLKNIVPFVGNKMKYGCGVRSKGFSEGMWEIQNTPGVGSKPKAPTNTLTAAKAPPTKAPPAKAPPAKAPPAKAPPAKAPPAKAPPTKAPPATSSDKPSQDQLKSTASSKRLTRRQEAARVSLRSAPQKTLESKPSSGETSASTRSRRSAAGGRSEEEKEVDGEQHEETTPVVTSTVSEKPQAAPTQMSKNKGGPREEEESSQSQGVKKRRDKEEEKESSQTQGVKKRRDKEEEKESSQTQGVKKRRNKEEEKESSQGQGVKNKDKGEEKESSQSQGVKKRKDKEEEEESSQAQGVKKRKDKEEEKETSQTQGVKKRRDDKEEEKETSQTQGVKKRKDKEEEKESSQSKGVKKRRDDKEKEKETNEAGGEGRRKETTVRKGVKQKKEEEQKQGEGVEGERGAEVKETQKEEEPSERRGVKRKSDYGESAKEEEEKPKKTKPDEGGVDGHKETMKTPEGRVMKTRRAGKTQRGGGKEAERTRRQTRSGSEGKKIMTVKTETERDGQEEEVTGEKGSKGTKARRAEEEEEPGGGAVDEERQRRLAAKRESLLRSLRGLLKAGRGGRRSQKKSRGGANKKVEEQKKRRSQAAALEEKKKKKSPTGRKSVGKKEKETTTEVKPEGGAEKDEEEKVLGKDECKTETDKKTDGGKTLGDVKTKEKEEGSKTEERKIIGKIVKATCGGGTKVQVKTIMGGAAAEEKKKKEEKEKRAGKLKEAARETDNRKEKKNSEEEPRATAKSQEKKKKKEFEAGKAAPTEHEMEKKSGKSAEEDAALTRKPCAEDETKPQKKSDNPVAEESGGAASEEAQSGSSGGAEAERRSPAMTLTDSTLHRIHGDIRISLKTDNPDIRKCLTALDQLSMVYVTCKHVQRHSELVSTLRKLRSYRANRAVMDKAAMLYSRFKNAFLVGEGEEVVSAAFLRSLLEEKEREEAQRAERERGKGEEPGPEGRSSEGGEDGNGSLKVA, encoded by the exons atgtcGGGGAGAAGCAGAGACCAGTACAAACAGGGAGACCTGGTGTTCGCCAAGATGAAGGGCTTCCCCCACTGGCCTGCGAGG atctTTAAGCCGGACAACGGAAACAAGAAGCGAGTCCTGGTCTTCTTCTTCGGGACCCACCAGAT AGGTCAGGTCCTCCTTAAGAACATCGTCCCCTTCGTCGGGAACAAGATGAAGTACGGCTGCGGCGTCCGCAGCAAAGGCTTCTCCGAGGGCATGTGGGAGATCCAGAACACGCCAGGAGTCGGGAGTAAACCCAAA GCTCCAACCAACACGCTAACTGCCGCTAAAGCCCCACCCACTAAAGCGCCACCCGCTAAAGCCCCACCCGCTAAAGCCCCACCCGCTAAAGCGCCACCTGCTAAAGCCCCACCCGCTAAAGCCCCACCCACTAAAGCCCCACCCGCGACCTCTTCTGATAAACCCTCACAGGACCAACTTAAATCCACCGCCAGCAGCAAGCGGCTCACCCGTAGACAGGAAGCGGCGAGGGTGTCGCTGAGATCTGCGCCGCAGAAAACGCTGGAGTCCAAACCGTCGTCGGGCGAGACCTCCGCCAGCACGAGGAGCAGGAGGTCGGCCGCTGGAGGGAgaagtgaggaggagaaggag gttGATGGCGAGCAGCACGAGGAGACGACACCTGTTGTGACCTCgacag TGAGCGAGAAGCCGCAAGCTGCTCCCACACAAATGTCAAAGAACAAGGGAGGAccgagagaagaggaggagtcatCACAGAGCCAAGGAgtcaagaagaggagagacaaggaggaagagaaggagtcaTCACAGACCCAAGGAgtcaagaagaggagagacaaggaggaagagaaggagtcaTCACAGACCCAAGGAGtcaagaagaggagaaacaaggaggaagagaaggagtcaTCACAAGGCCAAGGAGTCAAGAATAAAGACAAGGGGGAAGAGAAGGAGTCATCACAGAGCCAAGGTGTCAAGAAGAGGAAagacaaggaggaagaggaggagtcatCACAGGCCCAAGGTGTCAAGAAGAGGAAAgacaaggaggaagagaaggagacatCACAGACCCAAG GAgtcaagaagaggagagacgacaaggaggaagagaaggagacatCACAGACCCAAGGAGTCAAGAAGAGGAAAgacaaggaggaagagaaggagtcaTCACAGAGCAAAGGAgtcaagaagaggagagacgacaaggagaaagagaaggaaacaaatgaGGCCGGTGGTGAAGGAAGGAGAAAGGAGACGACGGTGAGGAAAGgagtgaaacaaaagaaagaggaggaacagaAGCAAGgtgaaggtgtggagggagaaagaggagcagaggtaaaagagacacagaaagaggaggagccatCAGAGCGCCGAGGAGTCAAGAGGAAGAGCGACTACGGCGAATCAgcgaaggaagaggaggagaaaccgaAGAAGACAAAGCCAGATGAAGGAGGTGTGGACGGACATAAAGAAACGATGAAAACGCCAGAGGGCCGagtgatgaagacgaggagagCCGGGAAAAcacaacgaggaggaggaaaggaagcgGAGAGGACAAGGAGGCAGACTAGGTCAGGTAGcgaaggaaagaaaataatgacaGTAAAGACGGAAACCGAGCGGgacggacaggaggaggaggtgacggggGAGAAGGGGAGCAAAGGGACGAAGgcgaggagagcagaggaagaggaggagccgggGGGCGGCGCTGTGGACGAGGAG AGACAGCGCCGCCTGGCGGCCAAGAGGGAAAGTCTGCTGAGGTCTCTGAGGGGCCTCCTGAAGGccggcagaggagggaggaggtcccA gaagaagagcagaggCGGAGCCAacaagaaggtggaggagcagaagaagagaagaagtcaGGCGGCAGcgttggaggagaagaagaagaagaagagtccgACCGGCAGGAAGTCTGTCggcaagaaagagaaagaaacgacGACGGAGGTGAAACCGGAAGGGGGTGCTGAGAAAGACGAAGAGGAGAAGGTGTTGGGGAAGGACGAGTGCAAGACAGAGACGGACAAGAAGACAGACGGCGGAAAAACTTTGGGTGACgtgaagacaaaagaaaaggaggaggggtcgaagacggaggagaggaagatcATCGGGAAGATCGTGAAGGCAACGTGTGGAGGAGGAACGAAGGTCCAGGTGAAGACCATCATGGGAGGAGCAGCggcagaagagaagaagaagaaagaggagaaggagaagagggcggggaagctgaaggaggcggcgagagagacagacaacaggaaagagaagaagaacagcGAAGAGGAGCCCAGAGCTACGGCAAAATcccaagagaagaagaagaagaaggagttCGAGGCGGGGAAAGCGGCACCGACTGAACacgagatggagaagaagagcggCAAAAGCGCAGAAGAAGACGCGGCGCTGACGAGGAAGCCCTGCGCCGAAGATGAGACGAAACCACAGAAGAAAAGCGACAACCCGGTGGCGGAGGAGTCCGGAGGCGCCGCCAGCGAGGAGGCGCAGAGCGGCTCGTCGGGTGGAGCCGAGGCGGAGAGGCGGAGTCCCGCCATGACGCTGACGGACTCCACGCTGCACCGGATCCACGGAGACATCCGGATCTCCCTGAAGACCGACAACCCT GACATCAGGAAGTGTCTGACGGCGCTGGACCAGCTCAGCATGGTCTACGTGACGTGCAAACACGTCCAGAGGCACAGCGAGCTGGTCTCCACCCTCCGGAAG CTGCGCTCCTACCGGGCCAACCGGGCCGTCATGGACAAGGCGGCCATGTTGTACAGCCGCTTCAAGAACGCCTTCCTGGtgggggagggcgaggaggtGGTGAGCGCCGCCTTCCTGCGctcgctgctggaggagaaggagcgggaGGAGGCTCAGCGGGCGGAGAGGGAGCGGGGCAAGGGGGAGGAGCCAGGGCCGGAGGGGAGGAGCAGCGAAGGAGGGGAGGACGGAAACGG gTCCCTGAAGGTCGCGTGA
- the psip1b gene encoding uncharacterized protein psip1b isoform X3 yields the protein MSGRSRDQYKQGDLVFAKMKGFPHWPARIFKPDNGNKKRVLVFFFGTHQIGQVLLKNIVPFVGNKMKYGCGVRSKGFSEGMWEIQNTPGVGSKPKAPTNTLTAAKAPPTKAPPAKAPPAKAPPAKAPPAKAPPAKAPPTKAPPATSSDKPSQDQLKSTASSKRLTRRQEAARVSLRSAPQKTLESKPSSGETSASTRSRRSAAGGRSEEEKEVDGEQHEETTPVVTSTVSEKPQAAPTQMSKNKGGPREEEESSQSQGVKKRRDKEEEKESSQTQGVKKRRDKEEEKESSQTQGVKKRRNKEEEKESSQGQGVKNKDKGEEKESSQSQGVKKRKDKEEEEESSQAQGVKKRKDKEEEKETSQTQGVKKRRDDKEEEKETSQTQGVKKRKDKEEEKESSQAQGVKKRRDDKEEEKETSQTQGVKKRKDKEEEKESSQSKGVKKRRDDKEKEKETNEAGGEGRRKETTVRKGVKQKKEEEQKQGEGVEGERGAEVKETQKEEEPSERRGVKRKSDYGESAKEEEEKPKKTKPDEGGVDGHKETMKTPEGRVMKTRRAGKTQRGGGKEAERTRRQTRSGSEGKKIMTVKTETERDGQEEEVTGEKGSKGTKARRAEEEEEPGGGAVDEERQRRLAAKRESLLRSLRGLLKAGRGGRRSQKKSRGGANKKVEEQKKRRSQAAALEEKKKKKSPTGRKSVGKKEKETTTEVKPEGGAEKDEEEKVLGKDECKTETDKKTDGGKTLGDVKTKEKEEGSKTEERKIIGKIVKATCGGGTKVQVKTIMGGAAAEEKKKKEEKEKRAGKLKEAARETDNRKEKKNSEEEPRATAKSQEKKKKKEFEAGKAAPTEHEMEKKSGKSAEEDAALTRKPCAEDETKPQKKSDNPVAEESGGAASEEAQSGSSGGAEAERRSPAMTLTDSTLHRIHGDIRISLKTDNPDIRKCLTALDQLSMVYVTCKHVQRHSELVSTLRKLRSYRANRAVMDKAAMLYSRFKNAFLVGEGEEVVSAAFLRSLLEEKEREEAQRAERERGKGEEPGPEGRSSEGGEDGNGSLKVA from the exons atgtcGGGGAGAAGCAGAGACCAGTACAAACAGGGAGACCTGGTGTTCGCCAAGATGAAGGGCTTCCCCCACTGGCCTGCGAGG atctTTAAGCCGGACAACGGAAACAAGAAGCGAGTCCTGGTCTTCTTCTTCGGGACCCACCAGAT AGGTCAGGTCCTCCTTAAGAACATCGTCCCCTTCGTCGGGAACAAGATGAAGTACGGCTGCGGCGTCCGCAGCAAAGGCTTCTCCGAGGGCATGTGGGAGATCCAGAACACGCCAGGAGTCGGGAGTAAACCCAAA GCTCCAACCAACACGCTAACTGCCGCTAAAGCCCCACCCACTAAAGCGCCACCCGCTAAAGCCCCACCCGCTAAAGCCCCACCCGCTAAAGCGCCACCTGCTAAAGCCCCACCCGCTAAAGCCCCACCCACTAAAGCCCCACCCGCGACCTCTTCTGATAAACCCTCACAGGACCAACTTAAATCCACCGCCAGCAGCAAGCGGCTCACCCGTAGACAGGAAGCGGCGAGGGTGTCGCTGAGATCTGCGCCGCAGAAAACGCTGGAGTCCAAACCGTCGTCGGGCGAGACCTCCGCCAGCACGAGGAGCAGGAGGTCGGCCGCTGGAGGGAgaagtgaggaggagaaggag gttGATGGCGAGCAGCACGAGGAGACGACACCTGTTGTGACCTCgacag TGAGCGAGAAGCCGCAAGCTGCTCCCACACAAATGTCAAAGAACAAGGGAGGAccgagagaagaggaggagtcatCACAGAGCCAAGGAgtcaagaagaggagagacaaggaggaagagaaggagtcaTCACAGACCCAAGGAgtcaagaagaggagagacaaggaggaagagaaggagtcaTCACAGACCCAAGGAGtcaagaagaggagaaacaaggaggaagagaaggagtcaTCACAAGGCCAAGGAGTCAAGAATAAAGACAAGGGGGAAGAGAAGGAGTCATCACAGAGCCAAGGTGTCAAGAAGAGGAAagacaaggaggaagaggaggagtcatCACAGGCCCAAGGTGTCAAGAAGAGGAAAgacaaggaggaagagaaggagacatCACAGACCCAAGGTgtcaagaagaggagagacgacaaggaggaagagaaggagacatCACAGACCCAAGGAGTCAAGAAGAGGAAAgacaaggaggaagagaaggagtcaTCACAGGCCCAAG GAgtcaagaagaggagagacgacaaggaggaagagaaggagacatCACAGACCCAAGGAGTCAAGAAGAGGAAAgacaaggaggaagagaaggagtcaTCACAGAGCAAAGGAgtcaagaagaggagagacgacaaggagaaagagaaggaaacaaatgaGGCCGGTGGTGAAGGAAGGAGAAAGGAGACGACGGTGAGGAAAGgagtgaaacaaaagaaagaggaggaacagaAGCAAGgtgaaggtgtggagggagaaagaggagcagaggtaaaagagacacagaaagaggaggagccatCAGAGCGCCGAGGAGTCAAGAGGAAGAGCGACTACGGCGAATCAgcgaaggaagaggaggagaaaccgaAGAAGACAAAGCCAGATGAAGGAGGTGTGGACGGACATAAAGAAACGATGAAAACGCCAGAGGGCCGagtgatgaagacgaggagagCCGGGAAAAcacaacgaggaggaggaaaggaagcgGAGAGGACAAGGAGGCAGACTAGGTCAGGTAGcgaaggaaagaaaataatgacaGTAAAGACGGAAACCGAGCGGgacggacaggaggaggaggtgacggggGAGAAGGGGAGCAAAGGGACGAAGgcgaggagagcagaggaagaggaggagccgggGGGCGGCGCTGTGGACGAGGAG AGACAGCGCCGCCTGGCGGCCAAGAGGGAAAGTCTGCTGAGGTCTCTGAGGGGCCTCCTGAAGGccggcagaggagggaggaggtcccA gaagaagagcagaggCGGAGCCAacaagaaggtggaggagcagaagaagagaagaagtcaGGCGGCAGcgttggaggagaagaagaagaagaagagtccgACCGGCAGGAAGTCTGTCggcaagaaagagaaagaaacgacGACGGAGGTGAAACCGGAAGGGGGTGCTGAGAAAGACGAAGAGGAGAAGGTGTTGGGGAAGGACGAGTGCAAGACAGAGACGGACAAGAAGACAGACGGCGGAAAAACTTTGGGTGACgtgaagacaaaagaaaaggaggaggggtcgaagacggaggagaggaagatcATCGGGAAGATCGTGAAGGCAACGTGTGGAGGAGGAACGAAGGTCCAGGTGAAGACCATCATGGGAGGAGCAGCggcagaagagaagaagaagaaagaggagaaggagaagagggcggggaagctgaaggaggcggcgagagagacagacaacaggaaagagaagaagaacagcGAAGAGGAGCCCAGAGCTACGGCAAAATcccaagagaagaagaagaagaaggagttCGAGGCGGGGAAAGCGGCACCGACTGAACacgagatggagaagaagagcggCAAAAGCGCAGAAGAAGACGCGGCGCTGACGAGGAAGCCCTGCGCCGAAGATGAGACGAAACCACAGAAGAAAAGCGACAACCCGGTGGCGGAGGAGTCCGGAGGCGCCGCCAGCGAGGAGGCGCAGAGCGGCTCGTCGGGTGGAGCCGAGGCGGAGAGGCGGAGTCCCGCCATGACGCTGACGGACTCCACGCTGCACCGGATCCACGGAGACATCCGGATCTCCCTGAAGACCGACAACCCT GACATCAGGAAGTGTCTGACGGCGCTGGACCAGCTCAGCATGGTCTACGTGACGTGCAAACACGTCCAGAGGCACAGCGAGCTGGTCTCCACCCTCCGGAAG CTGCGCTCCTACCGGGCCAACCGGGCCGTCATGGACAAGGCGGCCATGTTGTACAGCCGCTTCAAGAACGCCTTCCTGGtgggggagggcgaggaggtGGTGAGCGCCGCCTTCCTGCGctcgctgctggaggagaaggagcgggaGGAGGCTCAGCGGGCGGAGAGGGAGCGGGGCAAGGGGGAGGAGCCAGGGCCGGAGGGGAGGAGCAGCGAAGGAGGGGAGGACGGAAACGG gTCCCTGAAGGTCGCGTGA